Proteins encoded together in one Penaeus vannamei isolate JL-2024 chromosome 9, ASM4276789v1, whole genome shotgun sequence window:
- the LOC138862582 gene encoding uncharacterized protein, which produces MKTGDIANSQLRYSQTGKAITECNGDASCTGPTFFRDSPEVIVEIGRTGTHVPDLYTVYLDGAPYTSPVGAVGRVPGSSVLAWRFEDSCIRLVGASGLAMEVCEYHRFMWSHPDMSPYYGLCGFFDGTYDVEDDFEGRGNLTLPVDSYSVPSFSTIWLVSWT; this is translated from the exons ATGAAAACTGGTGACATCGCGAACAGCCAGTTGCGATATAGCCAAACTGGAAAAGCAATCAC AGAGTGTAATGGCGATGCCTCCTGTACCGGTCCCACTTTCTTCCGCGACAGCCCCGAAGTCATCGTGGAAATAGGGCGGACTGGGACGCACGTTCCTGATTTATACACG GTGTACCTGGACGGCGCCCCGTACACGAGCCCGGTGGGCGCGGTGGGCCGAGTGCCCGGGAGCTCCGTGCTGGCGTGGCGCTTCGAGGACTCCTGCATCCGTCTCGTGGGCGCGAGTGGGCTGGCG ATGGAGGTGTGCGAGTACCACCGGTTCATGTGGTCCCATCCAGACATGTCGCCCTATTACGGTCTCTGCGGTTTCTTCGACGGCACATACGACGTGGAGGACGACTTCGAGGGCCGCGGGAACCTGACACTTCCGGTGGACTCCTATTCCGTACCGTCCTTTTCTACCATTTGGTTGGTGAGTTGGACTTAA